The genomic segment GCTATAATTATAAATTCGTCACCACCAATACGAAAAGCTTGATCGGTATTTCGAATAGCGTCATTAATCAGTTCAGCAAATGAAGATAAAATCGTATCGCCAAGTTTATGTCCGTGTTGATCATTTACACTTTTAAAGTTGTCTAAATCGAGCACAACCAAAGAGATATCACCTTGGTTTCTGTTGGCTCTGGCCAATGCGCTCTTGATGCTTTGTCGATAATAATAGCGATTACCTAAGCCTGTTAATGCATCAAACATGGCTTGATTCGACATTTGACTGTACTTAGTTGCATTTAAAAATGGTTGGCAAAACAATTTTTCAATTTCATTAAGCTGTATTAATTGGTCGGGTGTTAATGGTGAGCTAAGGTAATATTTGATGCTATAAGGCTCACCAAAGCCGCTAATCACTCTTTGTTGATTAAGTCCATGACAACGACCCCAGTTTAGTTTTAGCTGGTGATTCAGTTGTACACCTTGGATCGGCAATAATTGGCCTAGTGATTTGCCGTAACTGGCAAAGACCGTTCTTGGCTCTAAACTTGAGTGCATTTGCTGCAAGATTTCCATCAAATTATTATCTGAGTTGTGATCTTTGCCAGCTGTGTAAGGCGCTGATTTTCCCCAGTTTTGTTCTGGATATGGCTGTGAAGCTATGGCGTAATCCATTTTTACTACCTCATTTGATGCAAATACATGCGAATGCGAAACATATAAATAAAATTGTTTTTACCTGTATCAAAATGTAAGCAAAAACTGTGCCTGATATTTTTAGTTACTAATTATCATAAGGTTATTGTTAATTGGTTTTATTGTTAATAGACTGTTTCATTGAATCGCTATTTTATTGACTCGGAGAACTCGCATTTATGGAGCACAGCATCTTTATCCATATTCTCTCAATGCTCGTGATAGCTATTGTGGCTATTTCACTGCTAAGGCGATTTGGTTTACCTCCCATTCTTGCTTACCTACTCACAGGAGTAGTGAGCGGTCCTAGCGGTTTTCATTGGTTCACCCAGCAGCAAATGCATTCAGTGGCTGAGCTTGGCGTTGTGTTATTGATGTTCAGTTTAGGGCTTGAATTCTCTGTACCTAAGTTGTGGTCAATGCGAAGAACGGTATTTGGCTTAGGTAGTGCGCAAGTGACCTTTACTGCGCTGTTAGCTGGTTTGGTGGCACTGCTATTTGGCCAAGATATGATTTCAGCCATTGTTATTGGTTCTGCAGTTGCATTGTCTTCAACGGCGATTGTATTAAAGCTGGTTAACGAGCAAGGGTGGATGCGAAGACGTCACGGCGAGCTCTCTGTCAGTGTGCTGCTCTTTCAAGATATTGCAGTGGTGCCGCTATTAATTATCTTACCTTTATTATCAACCAATGGTGAGCCGATAGGCTTTCTAGATATTGCTTGGGGTATGCTTACAGGCATTTTGGCATTCATTGGTTTGATGTCTTTCGGTAAGTGGGTGTTACCTCGAATTTTTGACGAAATAGCTCGTTCTCGTTCAAATGAATTGTTCGTGTTATCCACCTTAGTTGTTGTATTAGTCACAGGAGCCTTTACTCAGTGGTTAGGTTTATCGATGGCGCTCGGTGCTTTTATTGCGGGTATGTTATTGGGTGAGAGTCAATATCGTCGTCAACTTGAAGCTGATATAAGACCATTTAGAGATCTCTTAATGGGTCTGTTTTTTATCTCTATCGGTATGCTGCTAGATTTTACGATTGTTGCGCAATTTTGGTGGCAAATTCTATTAATTTTAGTTGCTGTTTTAGTGACTAAAACTGTCGTGGTATTCGGTATTTTAAAGTTGGGCGGTGAACAGTTTAAAGTGGCGTTAAGTACAGCCATTAGCTTGGCACAAGTGGGTGAGTTTAGTTTTGTACTGTTAGCGTTGGCGGTTAATTATCAGCTATTAGAAACTCAAATGAGTACCATTTTTGTCATGGTGGCCGTTTTGTCTATGTCAATTGCGCCTTGGCTTATCAGAAACAGTGTTGAAATAGCGCAGGCTATCGAAGGTAAAACATCACGTAAAAAACAGATTGAAGATGAGTTTCAATTGCCGCCACCAGAAGACGGGGATTTAGTATTAATTCTTGGTTACGGCCGAGTGGGGCAAACCATCGCCCGATTTTTGAAAAAAGAAGCAGTGCCATTTGTGGTGTTAGATCTTGACCCTACGAGAGTGTCAGAAGCTAAGAATGCTGGCGAACCTGTATTTTTCGGTGACGCTTGTAAAATGGGGTTATTAAAACAAATTGGTATACGTCGTGCCAGCATGGTGGTCATTACATTTGGAGAGTCTCGCCAAGTGGAAGATTGCCTGGCTCTGTCGCGAAAATTGGCGCCAGATACTAAGATTTTAGTGAGAACCACGGATGATGCAGAGCTTGATAGTTTAAAAGAGATGGGCGCCACACAGGTTATTCCCGAAAAGCTTGAAGGCAGCTTAATGCTGGTATCACAAGTGCTATACAAATGTGGGGTGC from the Shewanella japonica genome contains:
- a CDS encoding GGDEF domain-containing protein, encoding MDYAIASQPYPEQNWGKSAPYTAGKDHNSDNNLMEILQQMHSSLEPRTVFASYGKSLGQLLPIQGVQLNHQLKLNWGRCHGLNQQRVISGFGEPYSIKYYLSSPLTPDQLIQLNEIEKLFCQPFLNATKYSQMSNQAMFDALTGLGNRYYYRQSIKSALARANRNQGDISLVVLDLDNFKSVNDQHGHKLGDTILSSFAELINDAIRNTDQAFRIGGDEFIIIAQGNALEMTPLCQRIINTMESHPLMSTFQVKCSLGVASSSGAQTQDKLYESADMALYEAKDAGRNCFRICND